The Zingiber officinale cultivar Zhangliang chromosome 9A, Zo_v1.1, whole genome shotgun sequence genome window below encodes:
- the LOC122019362 gene encoding probable pectinesterase/pectinesterase inhibitor 13 has translation MPSERHKHMIIAANSLSMILVVAICAVVAIVNNSKSTIANSTSSSSTSSSISSHKSSSTSSSFTSSSNSTKWFQISNAIQVLCSPTTHLTICESNLKDAVNAISTPKDLDRVAIDVIVDEVSKAFEHSDTVGTMAVKSAVEVCQKQVAELNSALNAIDAYHLNQLPEQVHELKNWLSAAATYQETCIDGFPDGEQKDKILAAMTTAKQLTCNALAIVGRLSSFLSLIKIGGGSSSRRLLAKDRLIEEDGAPNWLRDGDVKQFLLGGAVKQLTPNIIVAKDDSGDFKTISEVLAKIPNSYDGR, from the coding sequence ATGCCGAGCGAGCGCCACAAGCACATGATTATTGCAGCCAATTCTCTCTCTATGATCCTTGTTGTCGCCATTTGCGCGGTAGTTGCCATTGTCAATAACTCCAAGTCCACCATCGccaattccacttcttcctcctccacctcctcctccatcTCCTCCCATAAATCCTCCTCTACCTCATCCTCGTTCACCTCCTCCTCCAACTCCACCAAGTGGTTTCAAATTTCCAATGCCATTCAAGTCCTCTGCTCGCCGACTACCCACCTCACCATCTGTGAATCCAACTTGAAAGACGCAGTGAATGCTATATCTACCCCTAAAGACCTCGACCGTGTCGCCATAGACGTCATTGTCGACGAGGTCAGCAAAGCATTCGAGCACTCTGACACGGTCGGGACGATGGCGGTAAAGAGCGCCGTGGAGGTCTGCCAAAAGCAGGTGGCGGAGCTCAACAGCGCGCTGAATGCCATCGACGCTTACCACCTGAACCAGCTCCCGGAGCAGGTGCACGAGCTCAAGAACTGGCTCAGCGCGGCCGCCACTTACCAAGAGACCTGCATCGACGGCTTCCCTGACGGGGAGCAAAAGGACAAGATACTGGCCGCCATGACCACCGCCAAGCAGCTGACATGCAACGCTTTGGCCATCGTGGGCCGCTTGTCCTCGTTCCTTTCGCTCATCAAAATCGGCGGCGGGAGCAGCAGCCGGCGTCTCCTCGCCAAGGACCGATTGATCGAGGAGGATGGGGCTCCCAACTGGCTTCGCGACGGCGACGTCAAACAGTTTCTCCTCGGCGGCGCAGTCAAGCAGTTGACCCCTAACATAATAGTGGCCAAGGACGACAGCGGAGACTTTAAGACCATCTCTGAGGTGCTTGCTAAAATACCGAACTCCTACGATGGCAGGTAG
- the LOC122019363 gene encoding pectinesterase 3-like has protein sequence MTTSKQLTCNTFAVIGSLSSFLSLIKINGGSGSRRLLAKDHRLIGEDVTPNATVAKDGSRDFKTIFEVLAKILSSYNSRYVIYVKEGVYEEQVVVDLISVSIYSDNSRKSVIIRSKNFIDDTTLSETTTFEVYQDTLYAHTHHQFYRGCLILGTINFIFGKCVACLLQ, from the exons ATGACCACCTCCAAGCAACTCACCTGCAACACTTTTGCTGTCATTGGTAGCTtgtcctcattcctttcactGATCAAAATCAACGGTGGGAGTGGCAGTCGACGTCTCCTCGCCAAGGACCATCGACTGATCGGGGAGGATG TGACCCCTAATGCGACGGTGGCCAAGGACGGTAGCAGAGACTTTAAGACCATCTTCGAGGTGCTTGCTAAAATACTGAGCTCCTACAACAGCAG GTATGTGATTTATGTGAAGGAAGGCGTGTATGAGGAGCAGGTGGTGGTGGACTTGATCAGTGTCAGCATCTACAGTGACAACTCAAGGAAGAGCGTCATTATTAGAAGCAAGAACTTCATCGACGACACTACATTATCTGAAACCACCACTTTTG AGGTGTACCAGGACACGCTCTATGCTCACACGCACCATCAGTTCTATCGTGGCTGCCTCATCCTCGGCACCATCAACTTCATCTTCGGCAAGTGTGTTGCATGCCTACTACAGTGA